The genomic window CGCCCGCGCCGACGCCGCCGGCGGCGAGCGCGAAGACTGAGAACAGTCCGTAGCCGATGGTGAGGATCCACAGCGGCATCGGGATTGCGAAGAAGAGCAGGACCCGGAGATCCGGGTTCAGTACCGTCAGCACGCCGAGGACGGCGAGGATCGCCCCGCTGGCGCCGAGGCCGGCGCTCGTCTCGCCGATAGCGAGCGGGACGCCGACGGAGAGCACGCTGGCGAGCAGCCCGCTGCCGAGGAAGAGCAGGGTGAAGCGCTTGCTCCCGAGCTTCTTCTCGACGATGGGACCGAAGAAGTACAGCGCGATCGAGTTGAACGCGATGTGGGCGATCCCGCCGTGGGCGAAGATCGAGGTGAAATAGGTCCAGACGGCCTCGGGTGCCCAGGTTTTGGCGATGAATATGTCGCCCTCGAGTCCGAAGACGCCGCCGTTCCCCGAGAGCCGGAGGAACAGCTGGGCGGCGTAGGTCAGCCACATTCCCAGCAGGAAGACGAACGTCATGTTGTTCCGGAAGTAGCCCCGCCAGCCCCCGGTCCCAGTCGGCATATCGAAGAGGCCGTCGTCGCTCGTGCCGATCGAACCGATTCCGCCGCTCGCGGAGGGACCCTGACCGGCGTTGGGGCCGCCGGCGCTCGGTCCGCCACCGAGCGCGCCACCGCCCTCGCTCCCGTTCCAGGCGTTCAGCCCCGGACAGTCGTGGGCCTCGGGAAGGCGGTGCTCCGTACAGAAGGTGCCCCCGCACCGCTTGCACTCGTATGGCATGTTCTCGGACTTGCCACACGCGTCGCACTCGGCCATTGGGCGGGATTGGCCCCCACTCGCAATGTGGTTTGTGGTCTAGGGAATGGTGGTGGAATATGAGCAGGTGCCGATACGGAGACCGCCGAAAGCCCCCGATCGCTCGAGGGCTGCGGCTCGCTGTGCTCCTCGCCCCAGTCG from Salinarchaeum sp. Harcht-Bsk1 includes these protein-coding regions:
- a CDS encoding rhomboid family intramembrane serine protease gives rise to the protein MAECDACGKSENMPYECKRCGGTFCTEHRLPEAHDCPGLNAWNGSEGGGALGGGPSAGGPNAGQGPSASGGIGSIGTSDDGLFDMPTGTGGWRGYFRNNMTFVFLLGMWLTYAAQLFLRLSGNGGVFGLEGDIFIAKTWAPEAVWTYFTSIFAHGGIAHIAFNSIALYFFGPIVEKKLGSKRFTLLFLGSGLLASVLSVGVPLAIGETSAGLGASGAILAVLGVLTVLNPDLRVLLFFAIPMPLWILTIGYGLFSVFALAAGGVGAGGIGHIAHLSGLLIGLAYGQYLKEQGMTAPRQLQFGGGGGGMGGGRRRF